Proteins from one Camelina sativa cultivar DH55 chromosome 8, Cs, whole genome shotgun sequence genomic window:
- the LOC109124849 gene encoding transcription repressor OFP1-like, producing MGNYRFKLSELIPNAWFYKLRDMGKSKKQQRQRNSTNKHHFSVPPTPTTTTTARSPRPPSRRSPKTPSSRQPAGNRLRHRATVDSKSSTTSGDSTATGTGSFSPEFRTDQVLLPDESLEDSSWLSRAATFTPPPELELRPIITKRATTGRKTAVSSPAGVRLRLRSPRVSTRKSVSVSSSARRSGSGSGSSARRSRAVVKASVDPRRDFKESMEEMIAENKIRASKDLEELLACYLCLNSNEYHPVIINVFKQIWLDLNLPP from the coding sequence ATGGGTAACTATCGGTTCAAGCTATCGGAGTTAATCCCTAACGCATGGTTTTACAAACTGAGAGACATGGGAAAGTCAAAGAAACAGCAGAGGCAACGAAACAGCACCAATAAACACCACTTCTCTGTTCCTCCTACTCCTACGACCACCACAACGGCACGCAGTCCTAGGCCTCCTTCTAGACGCTCTCCCAAAACACCATCCTCCCGACAGCCCGCCGGGAACCGTCTTCGTCACCGAGCCACCGTCGACTCTAAATCCTCCACGACTTCCGGTGACAGCACTGCCACCGGAACCGGTTCTTTCTCACCGGAGTTTCGCACAGATCAAGTTCTCCTCCCCGACGAGTCTCTAGAAGACAGCTCCTGGTTATCCAGAGCCGCAACCTTTACGCCGCCTCCGGAGCTCGAACTTCGGCCGATCATTACCAAACGGGCAACCACCGGGCGGAAGACGGCGGTGAGTTCTCCGGCGGGGGTGAGACTTAGACTGCGGTCGCCGCGGGTCTCGACGAGGAAATCAGTATCGGTGAGCAGCAGCGCAAGAAGAAGCGGAAGCGGAAGCGGGTCGTCGGCGAGGCGGAGCAGGGCGGTGGTGAAGGCGTCGGTGGATCCGAGGAGAGACTTTAAGGAATCAATGGAGGAGATGATAGCAGAGAACAAGATAAGAGCGTCAAAGGATCTAGAAGAGCTTTTGGCTTGCTATCTCTGTCTCAATTCAAACGAGTATCACCCTGTTATCATCAATGTCTTTAAGCAAATCTGGCTTGATCTTAATCTTCCACCTTAA
- the LOC104709030 gene encoding U-box domain-containing protein 16-like → MAVVDAFPARKRRPLVVVDSPKLSSSSEAKLTRSLFVASHEISSMLPLPFFLRRNSLSLIRKVQILASVFDELLRSQSVSNYYSQSALLCFEEMLLVMHRIKSLIDDCSRASRLWLLLQIDVVSFSFHELVADLSTVLDILPVHDLGLSDDAQDLISLLRKQCSHSMMFQFVDPRDDALRRKVADTIDAIKRHQISPHHSTLTAIFNDLGFTDSASLTDEIQRLEDEIHDHIDDRSKSSAASLIGLVRYSKCVLFGPSTPSPPDFRRHKSLSDVNIPADFRCPITLELMRDPVVISTGQTYDRESIDLWIQSGHSTCPKTGQVLKHTSLIPNRALKNLILLWCRDQKIPFELSGEGGGGDAGAPCDEAAEFTKMMVEFLIGKLSAADKNGVVFELRALAKSDTVARACIAEAGAIPKLVRYLGTECPSLQINAVTTILNLSILEQNKTRIMETDGALNGVIEVLRSGATWEAKANAAATLFSLAGVSAYRRRLGRKARVVSGLVDLAKRGPTSSKRDALVAILNLVAERENVGRFVEAGVVEAAGDAFRELPEEAVAVVEAVVRRGGLMAVSAAFSLIRLLGEVMREGADTTRESAAATLVTMCRKGGSELVAEMAAIPGIERVIWEMIGAGTARGGRKAASLMRYLRRWAAGDTHHETTTAETHSIVVPTPSRIFTPVL, encoded by the exons ATGGCTGTTGTTGATGCCTTCCCGGCGAGAAAGCGTCGGCCTTTGGTCGTCGTTGATTCTCCAAagctttcatcatcatcagaagccaAATTAACACGTTCTCTGTTCGTAGCGTCCCATGAGATCTCTTCTATGCTTCCTCTCCCCTTCTTCCTCCGTcgcaattctctctctctcattcgcAAAGTTCAGATTCTAGCTTCCGTTTTCGATGAGCTTCTCCGATCCCAATCTGTTTCAAACTACTACTCCCAATCCGCTCTCCTCTGCTTCGAGGAAATGCTACTCGTTATGCACCGTATCAAGTCTCTCATCGACGATTGCTCTCGTGCTAGCAGACTCTGGCTACTCTTGCAGATCGACGTCGTCTCCTTCAGCTTCCACGAGCTCGTCGCCGATTTATCCACCGTTCTCGATATTTTACCGGTCCACGACTTGGGCCTCAGCGACGACGCCCAAGATCTCATCTCCCTCCTCAGAAAACAATGCTCCCATTCGATGATGTTTCAGTTCGTCGATCCCCGAGACGACGCCCTCCGCCGTAAAGTCGCCGATACGATCGACGCCATCAAGCGCCACCAGATCTCCCCTCATCACTCTACGCTCACCGCTATTTTCAACGACCTTGGCTTCACCGATTCCGCTTCTTTGACCGACGAAATCCAGAGACTAGAGGACGAGATACACGATCACATCGACGACAGATCCAAATCCTCTGCCGCCTCTCTCATCGGCCTCGTCCGTTACTCTAAGTGCGTCCTCTTCGGTCCATCCACGCCGTCGCCTCCTGACTTCCGCCGCCACAAGTCCTTGTCGGACGTTAATATCCCCGCCGATTTCCGGTGCCCGATCACGCTCGAGCTGATGCGTGATCCGGTGGTCATCTCCACCGGTCAGACTTACGATCGAGAGTCGATTGATCTCTGGATCCAGTCGGGGCACAGCACCTGCCCTAAAACAGGACAAGTCCTCAAGCACACCTCCCTCATTCCTAACCGCGCCTTGAAGAACCTCATCCTTTTGTGGTGCCGCGATCAGAAGATACCGTTCGAGCTCTCCGGGGAAGGCGGTGGGGGAGACGCCGGTGCACCGTGCGATGAGGCGGCCGAGTTTACGAAGATGATGGTGGAGTTTCTGATCGGGAAGCTCTCCGCAGCAGATAAGAACGGTGTCGTTTTCGAGCTGCGGGCTCTGGCCAAGTCGGACACGGTGGCCCGAGCCTGCATAGCCGAGGCTGGAGCAATACCGAAGCTGGTAAGGTATCTTGGAACGGAGTGCCCGAGCCTACAGATAAACGCCGTGACGACGATCCTCAACCTCTCCATCCTGGAACAGAACAAGACGAGGATCATGGAAACGGACGGAGCATTAAACGGCGTCATCGAGGTCCTGCGTTCGGGAGCCACGTGGGAGGCTAAGGCCAACGCCGCAGCCACTCTCTTCAGTCTGGCAG GCGTCTCGGCCTACCGAAGAAGACTAGGGAGAAAGGCACGTGTCGTAAGCGGATTGGTCGACTTGGCTAAACGGGGACCAACCAGCTCCAAGAGAGACGCGCTCGTGGCGATCCTCAACCTTGTGGCCGAGAGAGAGAACGTTGGGAGGTTCGTCGAAGCTGGGGTGGTGGAAGCCGCAGGAGACGCATTCCGGGAGTTGCCGGAAGAGGCGGTGGCTGTGGTGGAGGCGGTGGTCAGAAGAGGAGGACTCATGGCGGTGTCAGCGGCTTTCAGTCTGATAAGGCTGTTGGGGGAGGTAATGAGGGAAGGAGCGGATACCACAAGGGAGAGCGCGGCGGCCACGCTGGTCACAATGTGCCGGAAAGGAGGGTCGGAGCTAGTGGCGGAGATGGCGGCGATTCCAGGGATAGAGAGGGTTATATGGGAGATGATAGGAGCTGGAACGGCCAGGGGAGGGAGGAAAGCGGCTTCGCTGATGAGGTACCTAAGACGGTGGGCCGCCGGAGATACACATCATGAAACGACGACCGCTGAGACGCACAGCATTGTAGTCCCAACCCCAAGTAGGATTTTTACTCCCGTTTTATGa